The following proteins are co-located in the Microbacterium immunditiarum genome:
- a CDS encoding IspD/TarI family cytidylyltransferase codes for MHRGHKVSAIVTCAGKGTRFGSNKLLVELGGRTILEKTVRAMLVPAVDELVVTISADNEAEYRRILIDEAGLPVTLVRGGAERHISAQRGLEATSGDIVLVHDGVRPFVTEDLVMRVLDAAIDHGAAMIGTPSTVQVKLVTDDGFIEGSLDRAHSWLGQTPQGFRRELLDAAYRAAAAEGYSRVSDDADLVHEYTGTPARILPGHVNNIKITTPQDLGTAQLIEQHLIEEVDRV; via the coding sequence ATGCATCGCGGACACAAGGTCTCAGCGATCGTGACCTGCGCGGGCAAGGGAACCCGGTTCGGGTCGAACAAGCTCCTCGTCGAGCTCGGTGGCAGGACGATCCTCGAGAAGACGGTGCGGGCGATGCTCGTGCCGGCCGTCGACGAGCTCGTCGTCACGATCAGCGCCGACAACGAGGCTGAGTATCGGCGCATCCTCATCGACGAGGCCGGGCTCCCCGTCACGCTCGTTCGGGGCGGCGCGGAACGCCACATCAGCGCGCAGCGCGGGCTCGAGGCCACCTCGGGCGACATCGTCCTCGTCCACGACGGGGTGCGCCCCTTCGTGACGGAGGATCTCGTGATGCGCGTCCTCGACGCGGCGATCGACCACGGCGCAGCGATGATCGGAACCCCGAGCACCGTCCAGGTCAAGCTCGTCACCGACGACGGATTCATCGAGGGCTCGCTCGACCGGGCGCATTCGTGGCTGGGTCAGACCCCGCAGGGCTTCCGCCGCGAGCTTCTCGACGCCGCGTACCGCGCGGCGGCGGCCGAGGGATACTCGCGCGTGAGCGACGACGCGGATCTCGTGCACGAGTACACGGGCACGCCGGCTCGCATCCTGCCCGGGCACGTCAACAACATCAAGATCACGACGCCGCAAGATCTCGGCACCGCGCAGCTCATCGAGCAGCACCTCATCGAAGAGGTTGACCGCGTATGA
- a CDS encoding ABC transporter ATP-binding protein — protein MSQSQITAQTAAPPSIILDGVSKRFLKRNSHSFKEAFVGWIKGKKVRADTFTALDDLSFQIGEGESVAVLGLNGSGKSTTLKLVSGVLEPDDGRVYTRGRVAGLIEVGAGFHPELSGRENVYLNAAILGMNKKQIDERFDDIVAFSEIGDFIDQEVKHYSSGMFMRLAFSVAIHVELDILLVDEVLSVGDAPFRAKCADKIKELTEQGITMLVVSHNMAMVKDLCQRGIVIQKGKKIFDGPIDEAVELLAVK, from the coding sequence ATGTCTCAGTCCCAGATCACCGCCCAGACCGCGGCGCCGCCGAGCATCATCCTCGACGGTGTCTCCAAGCGCTTCCTCAAGCGCAATTCGCACTCGTTCAAAGAGGCCTTCGTCGGCTGGATCAAGGGCAAGAAGGTTCGCGCCGACACCTTCACCGCACTCGACGACCTGAGCTTCCAGATTGGCGAGGGAGAGTCTGTCGCCGTCCTCGGACTCAACGGGTCGGGCAAGTCGACGACGCTCAAGCTCGTGTCCGGTGTGCTCGAGCCCGACGACGGCCGCGTCTACACGCGAGGCCGCGTGGCGGGACTCATCGAAGTCGGTGCCGGCTTCCACCCCGAGCTGAGCGGTCGCGAGAACGTCTACCTCAACGCCGCGATCCTCGGCATGAACAAGAAGCAGATCGACGAGCGGTTCGACGACATCGTGGCCTTCTCCGAGATCGGCGACTTCATCGATCAAGAGGTGAAGCATTACTCGTCCGGCATGTTCATGAGGCTCGCCTTCTCGGTGGCCATCCATGTCGAGCTCGACATCCTTCTCGTCGACGAGGTGCTGTCCGTCGGTGACGCGCCCTTCCGCGCCAAGTGCGCCGACAAGATCAAGGAGCTCACCGAACAGGGCATCACGATGCTCGTCGTCAGCCACAACATGGCGATGGTCAAAGACCTGTGCCAGCGTGGCATCGTGATCCAGAAGGGCAAGAAGATCTTCGACGGACCCATCGACGAGGCTGTGGAGCTGCTCGCGGTCAAATGA
- a CDS encoding sugar nucleotide-binding protein: MMTEFGKPLRATETRIPGLVLWDLTVHGDSRGWFKENWQRERMIAAGLPDFGPVQNNISFNDAIGTTRGIHAEPWDKWVSITTGRIFGAWVDLREGTTFGTVFTAELDPSRAVFVPRGVGNAYQTLEPDTAYTYLVNDHWSPDAKYTFLNLADETLAIEWPIPLERAEISEKDLGHPRLADVVPVPPRKILVTGANGQLGRALRAEFGDGRHVEFAARDDLDLASSDLVTARRWRDYDTIVNAAAYTAVDLAETPEGRRDAWAANVGGVAALARVAAENGIALVHVSSDYVFDGKLDRPYREDDPVSPLGVYGQTKAAADAVVSTVPRHYIVRTSWVVGEGKNFVRTMAGLAARGIDPRVVDDQVGRLTFTSEIARGIRHLLDTRPDYGVYNLTGGGEAMTWADVARAVFELAGHDPARVSPVSTTEYYASAEGPVAPRPSRGVLDLAKIEATGFVPTDAGETLRDYLASEER; the protein is encoded by the coding sequence ATGATGACGGAGTTCGGCAAGCCCCTCCGCGCAACCGAGACGCGCATCCCCGGGCTCGTCCTATGGGACCTCACGGTGCACGGCGACAGTCGCGGCTGGTTCAAGGAGAACTGGCAGCGCGAGAGGATGATCGCCGCGGGGCTGCCCGACTTCGGACCGGTCCAGAACAACATCTCGTTCAACGACGCCATCGGCACGACGCGGGGCATTCACGCGGAGCCGTGGGACAAGTGGGTGTCGATCACGACCGGGCGCATCTTCGGCGCGTGGGTCGACCTGCGCGAGGGCACGACCTTCGGCACGGTGTTCACGGCCGAGCTCGATCCCTCGCGCGCGGTCTTCGTGCCGCGCGGCGTGGGCAATGCGTATCAGACCCTCGAGCCCGATACCGCCTACACCTACCTCGTCAACGACCACTGGTCGCCCGACGCGAAATACACCTTCCTGAATCTCGCCGACGAGACCCTCGCGATCGAGTGGCCGATCCCGCTCGAGCGGGCCGAGATCTCCGAGAAGGACCTCGGCCATCCCCGCCTCGCGGATGTCGTGCCCGTTCCCCCGCGGAAGATCCTCGTAACCGGCGCCAACGGCCAACTTGGTCGCGCGCTGCGCGCTGAGTTCGGCGACGGGCGCCACGTCGAGTTCGCTGCGCGCGACGATCTCGATTTGGCCTCGTCCGATCTCGTCACAGCGCGTCGGTGGCGGGACTACGACACAATCGTGAACGCAGCGGCGTACACCGCGGTTGATCTCGCCGAGACGCCCGAGGGCCGTCGCGACGCGTGGGCGGCGAACGTCGGCGGCGTCGCGGCGCTGGCGCGCGTCGCGGCGGAGAACGGGATCGCGCTCGTGCACGTCTCGAGCGACTACGTCTTCGACGGCAAGCTCGATCGGCCCTACCGCGAGGACGACCCGGTGTCACCCCTCGGCGTCTACGGGCAGACGAAGGCGGCCGCGGATGCTGTCGTGTCGACCGTTCCCCGCCACTACATCGTGCGGACCTCGTGGGTTGTCGGCGAGGGCAAGAACTTCGTGCGCACAATGGCCGGCCTCGCCGCGCGTGGGATCGACCCGCGAGTCGTCGACGACCAAGTCGGACGGCTCACGTTCACGAGCGAAATCGCGCGGGGCATCCGTCACCTGCTCGACACGAGGCCGGATTACGGCGTGTACAACCTGACGGGTGGCGGCGAGGCAATGACGTGGGCGGATGTCGCGCGCGCGGTGTTCGAGCTGGCCGGTCACGACCCCGCGCGAGTCTCCCCCGTGTCGACGACGGAGTACTACGCGTCCGCGGAGGGTCCTGTGGCGCCTCGGCCGAGCCGGGGTGTGCTCGACCTCGCGAAGATCGAGGCGACCGGGTTCGTCCCGACGGACGCCGGCGAGACGCTGAGGGATTATCTCGCGTCAGAGGAGCGATGA
- a CDS encoding ABC transporter permease: protein MSLGTPVDLSAYDVPGRGRGILDVFRWWYLLRLLVQKGTATRYRNSVLGWIWSYVKPAAQFVIYYFVMGVVLQAHRDVDNFAIYLFAGVVIINLFNEAFGNATNSIVDNRALVKKIYLPRELFPIAAIIGALIHFLPQLAILLLVCLLVGWAPSLIAIGGILLGVVTVLAFALGLGLFFSGLNVRYRDAQNFVDLIKMFSTWTSPVLYTWVLVADALRDFPGLFFVYMSNPLTIAVELFHLGFWAPTAESTHGLPDVFLPASLVAASFCVLMLFVGQFVFRHFERSFAQDL from the coding sequence TTGTCACTCGGCACGCCCGTCGACCTCTCGGCATATGACGTACCCGGTCGCGGACGAGGCATCCTCGACGTCTTCCGCTGGTGGTACCTGCTGAGGCTCCTCGTCCAGAAGGGCACGGCGACCCGGTACCGCAACTCCGTCCTGGGCTGGATCTGGTCGTACGTCAAGCCGGCCGCGCAGTTCGTCATCTATTACTTCGTGATGGGTGTCGTCCTCCAGGCGCACCGTGACGTCGACAACTTCGCGATCTATCTCTTCGCCGGCGTCGTCATCATCAACCTCTTCAACGAGGCGTTCGGAAACGCGACGAACTCGATCGTCGACAACCGCGCGCTCGTCAAGAAGATCTACCTGCCGCGAGAGCTCTTCCCCATCGCGGCCATCATCGGCGCTCTCATCCACTTCCTCCCGCAGTTGGCGATCCTGTTGCTGGTCTGCCTCCTGGTCGGTTGGGCGCCGTCGCTCATCGCGATCGGCGGCATCCTGCTCGGCGTCGTCACCGTTCTGGCGTTCGCGCTCGGGCTCGGGCTCTTCTTCAGCGGACTGAACGTGCGCTACCGCGACGCTCAGAACTTCGTCGACCTCATCAAGATGTTCTCGACGTGGACGTCCCCCGTCCTGTACACGTGGGTCCTCGTCGCCGACGCCCTGCGCGATTTCCCGGGCCTGTTCTTCGTGTACATGTCGAACCCCCTCACGATCGCGGTCGAGCTGTTCCACCTGGGCTTCTGGGCGCCGACTGCCGAGAGCACGCACGGCCTTCCGGATGTCTTCCTTCCCGCTTCGCTCGTGGCGGCCTCGTTCTGCGTCCTGATGCTCTTCGTCGGCCAGTTCGTCTTCCGTCACTTCGAGCGCTCGTTCGCACAGGACCTGTGA
- a CDS encoding DUF2142 domain-containing protein: protein MTTPTTPSNRRSARSLIRTFWIPFVLLFLASTAWTFATPLAAAPDEPAHILKAAGTARGQFLPDGFDEAGRGYFTVPASLSDAREWEDCFAHKAAAPASCQVIDGATPGTERASTTAAAYNPLYYGAVGWASLLTDDPHAIVYGMRLATALGTAALIALAFHFLSAMMGLRRASVVLAATATPMLLFLGGVVNPNAWEIAGGMALLAAVLALAHRRDGVPSPNGALATIAAVGFIVCNLRGISPLWVAVLGLLGLSTIPWPTLRVLFRSPATWVAAAALLAGATTALLWGAAANYYALEGDFRNKDWTAGRVLEMMFRRTIFEPAYVGLFGWTDTSSPTIAIVILGGLGVLTVVAAFWLARRRFLIVTLVAGAAWLLLPALVQLSYVRSAGMIWQGRYSMVMYVGMVILAAVAANIGWGDRPIPHPRRLAWSLGAFVWAAHVYTFVLTQVRYARGAGETIWMLFKEPLWSPPLGASVWLLLIAVAVSGFVVLAARQPTSTAAPETIEPMRASEER, encoded by the coding sequence ATGACAACGCCGACTACGCCCTCCAACCGACGTAGTGCTAGAAGCCTGATCAGGACTTTCTGGATCCCGTTCGTACTGCTGTTCCTCGCGAGCACCGCGTGGACGTTCGCCACGCCCCTGGCTGCGGCACCGGATGAGCCGGCCCACATCCTCAAAGCCGCCGGCACCGCGCGGGGGCAGTTCCTACCGGACGGATTCGATGAGGCGGGGCGGGGCTACTTCACAGTCCCTGCCTCGCTCAGCGATGCCCGTGAGTGGGAGGACTGCTTCGCACACAAGGCGGCGGCACCGGCATCGTGCCAAGTGATCGACGGGGCGACGCCGGGCACGGAACGAGCGTCTACGACGGCGGCAGCCTACAACCCGCTGTACTACGGCGCGGTCGGGTGGGCCAGCCTTCTGACGGATGACCCGCATGCGATCGTCTACGGCATGCGGCTCGCGACCGCGCTTGGGACGGCCGCGCTCATCGCTCTCGCGTTCCATTTCCTCTCAGCGATGATGGGGCTCCGCCGTGCGTCCGTCGTCCTGGCGGCCACCGCAACGCCAATGCTCCTCTTCCTCGGCGGAGTCGTGAACCCCAACGCGTGGGAGATCGCCGGCGGGATGGCGCTCTTGGCCGCGGTTCTGGCGCTTGCCCATCGTCGTGACGGCGTTCCGTCGCCGAACGGCGCATTGGCGACCATAGCGGCCGTCGGCTTCATCGTGTGCAACCTTCGCGGCATCTCGCCACTCTGGGTCGCGGTCCTGGGACTCCTCGGCCTTTCGACCATTCCCTGGCCGACACTTCGCGTGCTCTTCCGAAGTCCGGCCACGTGGGTTGCCGCCGCCGCACTCCTCGCCGGTGCCACCACAGCCCTTCTCTGGGGCGCCGCGGCCAACTACTACGCGCTGGAGGGCGACTTCAGGAACAAAGACTGGACGGCAGGGCGCGTCCTCGAGATGATGTTCCGCCGGACGATCTTCGAGCCCGCGTATGTCGGGCTCTTCGGCTGGACCGACACGTCGTCACCGACGATCGCAATCGTGATCCTCGGCGGCCTCGGCGTGCTCACGGTTGTCGCCGCGTTCTGGCTTGCTCGTCGCCGTTTCCTCATCGTCACCCTCGTCGCAGGGGCTGCGTGGCTGCTGCTGCCGGCCCTGGTCCAACTGTCGTACGTCAGATCGGCGGGCATGATCTGGCAGGGCCGCTATTCGATGGTCATGTACGTCGGGATGGTGATCCTCGCAGCCGTCGCTGCGAACATCGGTTGGGGCGATCGCCCGATCCCGCATCCTCGGCGACTTGCGTGGAGTCTCGGTGCATTCGTGTGGGCGGCACACGTCTACACGTTCGTTCTGACCCAGGTGCGCTACGCGCGCGGTGCGGGAGAAACGATCTGGATGCTCTTCAAGGAGCCGCTCTGGTCACCCCCGCTGGGGGCGTCAGTCTGGCTCCTCCTCATCGCCGTCGCCGTCAGCGGCTTCGTCGTCCTCGCCGCTCGACAGCCAACGTCAACGGCTGCACCTGAGACGATCGAGCCCATGCGGGCGTCAGAAGAGCGGTAA
- a CDS encoding DUF6752 domain-containing protein, translating into MREILRKFARWIAPTAYGKLEQLNLASAALSGDAVLPQDLEQRIAELEAQLNELRQDNRRVAELYDLVFARLRDENPLKG; encoded by the coding sequence ATGAGAGAGATCCTGCGCAAGTTCGCGAGGTGGATCGCGCCGACGGCCTACGGCAAGCTCGAACAGCTCAACCTCGCCTCGGCGGCGCTCTCGGGTGACGCCGTCCTCCCTCAAGACCTCGAACAGCGCATCGCCGAGCTCGAAGCTCAGCTCAACGAGCTGCGGCAGGACAACAGGCGCGTCGCCGAGCTGTATGACCTCGTGTTCGCACGTCTCCGCGACGAGAACCCGCTCAAGGGCTGA
- a CDS encoding class I SAM-dependent methyltransferase, whose amino-acid sequence MKVSLHRIELDPYAIEDAIVADVRLDGHRVWSVEIPYSENGVISLEWPAPLRARLHGRTRVTVHDSVTGREIGGADARFGRSDDPVEIVDARGRWLAMTKWDRLGPVLEGRDDAVVDRLLQSASSLVEALEERGHEVYIVGGTLLGLVRDGRMLPHDDDVDLAFLCREDNPADIALVSFEMERSLRSLGYTVVRHSLAHLEVEFFNEQGEPDHYVDIFTGFFRDGLYCQPFALRGPEVGESDLVPTRRREIHGVELPEPANPEAWLAYAYGPGWRVPDPTFKFETPRWTRQRFESWFGVYNSGRVFWDKYYMERDVSTGFADAGSSIKRFLADVPSGARILDLGCGDGRWSVELAQAGHRVTGVDYSHEALRLARAHDVDRVVDFHYLNLNDRGALLEFGARMLETGDEWCIFAHHTAQSITKANRRTVFRFLELVLRGRGFADLTDYTTMSADYEHARPATWHLPTEWIEEEIAERRLRLGVIGRGRRQDGRRIRRTSQVRITAASHAAAEGKKDTR is encoded by the coding sequence ATGAAGGTCTCACTCCACCGCATCGAACTGGACCCCTACGCGATCGAGGACGCGATCGTCGCCGACGTGCGGCTCGACGGTCACCGGGTGTGGTCGGTCGAGATCCCGTACTCCGAGAACGGCGTCATCAGCCTGGAGTGGCCCGCGCCGCTGCGCGCGCGACTGCACGGTCGCACTCGTGTCACCGTGCATGACAGCGTGACGGGCCGTGAGATCGGTGGGGCCGACGCCCGGTTCGGCCGGTCGGACGACCCCGTCGAGATCGTTGACGCACGCGGCCGGTGGCTCGCGATGACGAAGTGGGACCGTCTCGGCCCGGTGCTGGAGGGTCGTGACGACGCTGTCGTCGATCGTCTGCTGCAGAGCGCAAGTTCGCTCGTGGAAGCGCTCGAAGAGCGTGGCCACGAGGTGTACATCGTCGGGGGCACACTCCTCGGGCTTGTCCGCGACGGTCGCATGCTGCCGCACGACGATGACGTCGACCTCGCATTCCTGTGCCGTGAGGACAACCCCGCCGACATTGCGCTCGTGAGCTTCGAGATGGAGCGCTCTCTGCGATCGCTGGGCTACACCGTCGTCCGCCACAGCCTTGCCCACCTCGAGGTCGAGTTCTTCAACGAGCAGGGGGAGCCCGACCACTACGTCGACATCTTCACCGGGTTCTTCCGCGACGGCCTGTACTGCCAGCCGTTCGCGCTGCGCGGACCCGAGGTCGGGGAGTCCGATCTCGTCCCCACCCGGCGACGCGAGATCCACGGGGTCGAGCTGCCCGAGCCGGCCAACCCCGAGGCGTGGCTCGCGTACGCGTACGGGCCGGGATGGCGCGTCCCCGACCCGACCTTCAAGTTCGAGACTCCACGATGGACGCGGCAGCGCTTCGAGTCGTGGTTCGGCGTCTACAACAGCGGCCGCGTCTTCTGGGACAAGTACTACATGGAGCGCGACGTCTCGACCGGCTTCGCCGACGCAGGCTCTTCCATCAAGAGGTTCCTCGCGGACGTCCCGTCCGGTGCGCGGATCCTGGACCTCGGATGCGGGGACGGGCGGTGGTCGGTCGAGCTCGCGCAGGCAGGGCACCGGGTCACGGGCGTGGATTACAGCCATGAGGCGCTGCGGCTTGCCCGTGCCCACGATGTCGACAGGGTCGTCGACTTCCATTACCTGAACTTGAACGACCGTGGGGCGCTGCTCGAGTTCGGCGCGCGAATGCTCGAGACGGGCGACGAGTGGTGCATCTTCGCGCACCACACCGCCCAGTCGATCACGAAGGCCAACCGCCGCACCGTCTTCCGCTTCCTCGAACTCGTCCTGCGTGGCCGCGGGTTCGCCGACCTCACGGACTACACGACGATGTCGGCGGACTACGAGCACGCGCGGCCCGCGACCTGGCACCTGCCGACCGAGTGGATCGAAGAGGAGATCGCCGAGCGCCGGCTCCGGCTCGGCGTCATCGGGCGAGGGCGTCGCCAGGACGGGCGCCGCATCCGCCGCACGTCTCAGGTGAGGATCACGGCAGCCTCGCACGCAGCCGCCGAAGGGAAGAAGGACACACGATGA
- a CDS encoding glycosyltransferase family 2 protein, producing MTEGPVKVSVVVPTYRPGKGLNRLVASLDAQTLPTSDWEVVFVDDGSPDDTYERLLAIQSARPNVRVERIENSGWPCRPRNIGTDLARGEYVAYMDHDDELYPDALRAAYEFAKANDSDVVNGKEARTHDSGWAIDQYRADSGQVIDRTDFHPLIPTNPHKLYRRALLQEHSIRFREGGRVLWEDIFFNVLVARHAKVISTMASTPYYHWFSTPGSGSSTFVRSSPEWWYWLDKVVEAVNTDLAGEELATQRRLLRVHQYRSRLLDSFNNLYAPRDAAERKMIFEKASALQAKHFPESDDDHLNRSLRMRAQLLRRGYRHLLERLTVDDPNIPGAARITDAQWDGAVLRLSTRADWEDSTGRRHRLVERDGRIVKDLPKAYHDALSPDLFDVTDDIHAATVEIGVRSEASRVTWMASSASELHTAVTDGAVRWHLTGTATVDPATDAMGRPLERGVWLINGRCTLAGTVQHRIIRSSHIPPAIRFDDDGVIAVFSRTDGAVALDFDQTESPLTRLVCPTGRVRRIGTVTSIEVSGLPVDGDRREFATTLDIDTESLARRARRVPRRVLGRLRRRDPGPRGWRTVPARIVVRDGVASIEVELQTKDAFLVRIGERVPGFQPVMQVSREHTLVRPYGGLARGVLS from the coding sequence ATGACAGAGGGGCCCGTGAAGGTCAGCGTCGTCGTGCCGACCTATCGGCCCGGCAAGGGGCTGAACCGACTCGTCGCGTCGCTGGACGCGCAGACGCTCCCGACGAGCGACTGGGAAGTCGTCTTCGTGGACGACGGCTCGCCGGATGACACATACGAGCGGCTGCTCGCCATCCAGAGTGCGAGGCCGAACGTGCGCGTCGAGCGCATCGAGAACTCCGGTTGGCCGTGCCGCCCACGCAACATCGGGACGGACCTCGCGCGGGGGGAGTACGTCGCGTACATGGACCACGACGACGAGTTGTACCCCGACGCGCTACGCGCGGCGTACGAGTTCGCGAAGGCGAACGACTCCGACGTCGTCAACGGCAAGGAAGCCCGGACGCACGACAGCGGATGGGCGATCGACCAGTACCGCGCCGACAGCGGCCAGGTGATCGACCGCACGGACTTCCACCCGCTCATCCCGACCAACCCCCACAAGCTCTATCGCCGCGCGCTGCTGCAGGAGCACAGCATCCGCTTTCGTGAAGGCGGACGCGTGCTGTGGGAGGACATCTTCTTCAACGTGCTCGTTGCCCGCCACGCAAAGGTCATCTCGACGATGGCGAGCACGCCCTACTACCACTGGTTCTCGACCCCCGGCAGCGGCTCCAGCACGTTCGTCCGGTCGAGCCCGGAGTGGTGGTACTGGCTCGACAAGGTCGTCGAAGCCGTCAACACCGACCTCGCCGGCGAGGAGCTGGCCACTCAGCGGCGACTGCTCCGCGTGCACCAGTACCGCTCGAGGCTCCTGGACTCGTTCAACAACCTCTACGCCCCGAGGGACGCGGCGGAGCGGAAGATGATCTTCGAGAAGGCGTCGGCGCTGCAGGCGAAGCACTTCCCCGAGTCCGACGACGATCACCTCAACCGGTCGCTGCGGATGCGGGCGCAGCTGCTGCGACGTGGATACCGGCATCTGCTCGAGCGGCTCACCGTGGACGACCCGAACATCCCGGGAGCCGCCCGCATCACCGACGCGCAGTGGGACGGGGCCGTCCTGCGGCTCAGCACGCGCGCCGACTGGGAGGACAGCACCGGCCGCCGCCACCGGCTCGTCGAGCGCGACGGACGGATCGTGAAGGACCTTCCGAAGGCGTACCACGACGCGCTGTCGCCCGACCTGTTCGATGTGACCGACGACATCCACGCGGCCACGGTCGAGATCGGCGTGAGGTCGGAGGCGTCCCGGGTCACGTGGATGGCGTCGTCGGCGTCTGAGCTGCACACAGCGGTCACCGACGGAGCGGTGCGCTGGCACCTGACCGGCACCGCGACGGTCGACCCGGCGACGGATGCCATGGGCCGCCCGCTCGAGCGCGGCGTGTGGCTCATCAACGGGCGCTGCACGCTGGCCGGGACCGTCCAGCATCGCATCATCCGCAGCAGCCACATCCCTCCCGCGATCCGGTTCGACGACGACGGCGTCATCGCAGTCTTCAGCCGCACGGACGGCGCCGTCGCCCTGGACTTCGACCAGACCGAGTCGCCCCTCACGCGACTGGTTTGCCCGACGGGACGCGTCCGGCGCATAGGGACGGTGACCTCGATCGAGGTGTCGGGGCTGCCCGTCGACGGGGATCGGCGTGAGTTCGCCACCACGCTCGACATCGACACCGAGAGCCTGGCACGACGCGCGCGCCGCGTGCCGCGGCGTGTCCTGGGCCGTCTGCGCCGCCGTGACCCGGGTCCGCGCGGGTGGCGGACGGTGCCAGCGAGAATCGTCGTCCGCGATGGGGTCGCGAGCATCGAGGTCGAGCTGCAGACGAAGGACGCCTTCCTCGTGCGGATCGGTGAACGCGTCCCGGGATTCCAGCCTGTAATGCAGGTATCACGCGAGCATACGCTGGTTCGTCCCTACGGTGGGCTCGCGCGCGGCGTCCTCAGCTGA
- a CDS encoding NAD-dependent epimerase/dehydratase family protein, translating into MKSALIGYTGFVGTNIHAVQPFDDLYNSSNIGDIAGREYDLVVSAGNRADSHRINTHGAEDRREIDGLVDLVLQARIRKLVLISTVCVYPEGGSPDEGTPLTEDGLTPYGVNRLHQERRLAASVDTTIVRLPQLYGNGLKKGVVYDLLNDYRVEYIRPQTEFQHYDVRRLWRDISTALDAGLESFNVATPPIANEDLAREVFGRDIADQEPLTPESPFAQMYTRNMTTRHAELFAGSGPYLLSREDELAGLKAFVAEARSDQTRRRG; encoded by the coding sequence ATGAAGAGCGCCCTCATCGGCTACACAGGTTTCGTCGGCACCAACATCCACGCCGTCCAGCCGTTCGACGATCTCTACAACTCGTCGAACATCGGCGACATTGCGGGCCGCGAGTACGACCTCGTCGTGTCGGCGGGCAATCGCGCCGACTCGCACCGGATCAACACACACGGGGCCGAGGACCGGCGTGAGATCGACGGACTCGTCGATCTCGTCCTCCAGGCAAGGATCCGCAAGCTCGTGCTCATCTCGACCGTGTGCGTCTATCCCGAGGGCGGTTCGCCCGACGAGGGCACCCCGCTCACCGAGGACGGGCTGACGCCGTACGGCGTAAACCGACTGCACCAGGAGCGCCGGCTCGCGGCATCCGTCGACACGACGATCGTCCGCCTGCCGCAGCTCTACGGCAACGGACTCAAGAAGGGCGTCGTGTACGACCTGCTGAACGACTACCGCGTCGAGTACATCCGGCCGCAGACGGAGTTCCAGCATTACGACGTGCGGCGCCTGTGGCGCGACATCAGCACAGCCCTCGACGCCGGCCTCGAAAGCTTCAACGTTGCGACGCCCCCGATCGCGAACGAAGACCTCGCGCGCGAGGTCTTCGGCCGCGACATCGCCGACCAGGAGCCGCTCACGCCCGAGTCGCCGTTCGCGCAGATGTACACGCGGAACATGACGACCCGGCATGCCGAGCTGTTCGCCGGATCGGGGCCGTATCTGCTGTCGCGCGAAGATGAGCTGGCGGGCCTGAAGGCGTTCGTCGCCGAGGCACGCTCCGATCAGACCAGAAGGAGAGGCTGA